A region of Phytohabitans rumicis DNA encodes the following proteins:
- the scpA gene encoding methylmalonyl-CoA mutase yields MGCPGTTTRRRSSGCGTAATRTPPPPVPGRPCTWRRWGRPRCIPRGPRSRRTCSPPGHRHRHRRGRRIVRRQRRDGRLPVLLRPDVRRGRRTGRGRARRRRCAPDLAGRPARRVRRRGRLPVQRLRRRTGAGDGAGRPGGAVTIPDFSHAELGPPAAGADADRWAAAVRAETGKDPDAFTWHTPEGIAVAPLYTADDLAGLDFLDTYPGIAPFLRGPYPTMYTTQPWTVRQYAGFSTAQESNAFYRRNLAAGQKGLSIAFDLPTHRGYDSDHPRVAGDVGMAGVAIDSIYDMRQLFDGIPLDRMSVSMTMNGAVLPVLALYIVAAQEQGVAPEQLSGTIQNDILKEFMVRNTYIYPPQPSMRIISDIFAFTSQRMPRFNSISISGYHIQEAGATADLELAYTLADGVEYLRAGRDAGLSIDAFAPRLSFFWAIGMNFFMEVAKLRAARLLWARLVRDFGPQNPKSLSLRAHCQTSGWSLTAQDVFNNVVRTCVEAMAATQGHTQSLHTNALDEALALPTDFSARIARNTQLVLQQESGTTRVIDPWGGSAYLERLTHDLARRAWEHIAEVEAAGGMARAIDEGIPKLRVEEAAARTQARIDSGRQPVIGVNKYRPDADQPIDVLKVDNGAVRAQQLEKLRRLRADRDEPACAAALDALTRAAGAALAGSRGPGLEQNLLAVAIDAARAKATVGEISDALEKVYGRHAARIRTITGVYRDEAGPGTSIDRVREAASAFAAAEGRQPRILVAKMGQDGHDRGQKVIATAFADLGFDVDVGPLFQTPGEVARQAVEADVHIVGVSSLAAGHLTLVPALRHELADLGRDDIMIIVGGVIPPQDHDALHAAGAAAIFPPGTVIADAALDLLTQLSTRLGHPTA; encoded by the coding sequence GTGGGCTGCCCCGGTACCACCACGCGCAGGCGTTCGAGCGGCTGCGGGACCGCTGCGACGCGCACACCGCCGCCACCGGTACCCGGCCGACCGTGTACCTGGCGGCGCTGGGGCCGCCCGCGGTGCATACCGCGCGGGCCACGTTCGCGGCGAACCTGTTCGCCGCCGGGGCATCGCCACCGTCACCGGCGAGGGCGCCGGATCGTTCGCCGCCAGCGGCGCGACGGTCGCCTGCCTGTGCTCCTCCGACCGGATGTACGCCGAGGCCGCCGCACCGGCCGCGGCCGAGCTCGCCGGCGCCGGTGCGCGCCGGATCTGGCTGGCCGGCCGGCCCGCCGGGTACGACGGCGTGGACGGCTACCTGTACAGCGGCTGCGACGCCGTACAGGTGCTGGAGACGGCGCTGGGCGACCTGGGGGTGCCGTGACGATCCCGGACTTCTCGCACGCCGAGCTCGGCCCGCCCGCCGCCGGCGCAGACGCTGATCGGTGGGCCGCCGCGGTCCGTGCCGAGACCGGCAAGGACCCGGACGCGTTCACCTGGCACACCCCGGAGGGGATCGCGGTCGCGCCGCTCTATACGGCCGACGACCTGGCCGGGCTGGACTTCCTGGACACCTATCCGGGCATCGCGCCGTTCCTGCGCGGGCCCTATCCGACGATGTACACCACCCAGCCGTGGACCGTCCGCCAGTACGCCGGCTTCTCCACGGCGCAGGAGTCCAACGCGTTCTACCGGCGCAACCTCGCCGCCGGGCAGAAGGGGCTGTCGATCGCCTTCGACCTGCCCACGCACCGGGGCTACGACTCGGACCATCCGCGGGTGGCCGGGGATGTCGGCATGGCCGGCGTGGCCATCGACTCGATCTACGACATGCGGCAGCTGTTCGACGGCATACCGCTGGACCGGATGAGCGTGTCGATGACGATGAACGGCGCGGTGCTGCCGGTGCTGGCGCTGTACATCGTGGCCGCGCAGGAGCAGGGGGTGGCGCCGGAACAGCTGTCCGGGACCATCCAGAACGACATCCTCAAAGAGTTCATGGTCCGCAACACGTACATCTACCCGCCGCAGCCGTCGATGCGGATCATCTCCGACATCTTCGCGTTCACCTCGCAGCGGATGCCGCGCTTCAACTCGATCTCGATCTCCGGCTACCACATCCAGGAGGCGGGGGCGACGGCCGACCTGGAGCTGGCCTACACGCTCGCCGACGGGGTCGAGTACCTGCGCGCCGGGCGGGACGCGGGCCTTTCCATCGACGCGTTCGCGCCCCGGTTGTCGTTCTTCTGGGCCATCGGGATGAACTTCTTCATGGAGGTCGCCAAGCTGCGCGCGGCCCGGCTGCTGTGGGCCCGGCTGGTCCGCGACTTCGGCCCGCAGAACCCGAAGTCGCTGAGCCTGCGCGCGCACTGCCAGACCTCCGGCTGGTCGCTGACCGCGCAGGACGTGTTCAACAACGTGGTACGTACCTGTGTCGAGGCGATGGCCGCGACGCAGGGGCACACCCAGTCACTGCACACCAACGCGCTGGACGAGGCGCTCGCCCTGCCCACCGACTTCTCCGCCCGGATCGCCCGCAACACCCAGCTGGTGCTCCAGCAGGAGTCCGGCACGACCCGGGTGATCGACCCGTGGGGCGGCAGCGCGTACCTCGAACGGCTCACCCATGACCTGGCCCGCCGCGCATGGGAGCACATCGCCGAGGTCGAGGCCGCCGGCGGGATGGCGCGCGCCATCGACGAGGGCATCCCGAAGCTGCGCGTGGAGGAGGCCGCCGCCCGTACCCAGGCGCGGATCGACTCCGGCCGGCAGCCGGTGATCGGGGTGAACAAGTACCGCCCGGACGCCGACCAGCCGATCGACGTACTGAAGGTGGACAACGGCGCGGTCCGGGCGCAGCAGCTGGAGAAGCTGCGCCGCCTGCGCGCCGACCGCGACGAACCGGCCTGCGCGGCGGCGCTGGACGCGCTCACCCGGGCGGCCGGCGCGGCGCTGGCGGGGTCGCGCGGGCCGGGCCTGGAGCAGAACCTGCTCGCGGTGGCCATCGACGCCGCCCGGGCGAAGGCGACCGTCGGCGAGATCTCCGACGCGCTGGAGAAGGTGTACGGCAGGCACGCCGCCCGGATCCGTACGATTACCGGCGTGTACCGCGACGAGGCCGGCCCGGGCACCAGCATCGACCGCGTCCGCGAGGCCGCCTCGGCGTTCGCCGCCGCCGAGGGGCGCCAGCCGCGGATCCTCGTCGCCAAGATGGGGCAGGACGGTCACGACCGGGGCCAGAAGGTGATCGCCACCGCCTTCGCCGACCTCGGCTTCGACGTCGACGTCGGGCCGCTGTTCCAGACGCCGGGCGAGGTCGCCCGCCAGGCCGTCGAGGCCGACGTGCACATCGTCGGCGTCTCCAGCCTCGCCGCCGGACACCTGACCCTCGTGCCGGCCCTGCGGCACGAGCTCGCCGACCTCGGCCGCGACGACATCATGATCATCGTCGGGGGTGTCATCCCGCCGCAGGATCACGACGCGCTGCACGCCGCCGGGGCCGCCGCCATCTTCCCGCCCGGCACCGTCATCGCGGACGCCGCGCTGGACCTGCTCACGCAGCTGTCCACCCGCCTCGGCCACCCCACGGCATGA
- the meaB gene encoding methylmalonyl Co-A mutase-associated GTPase MeaB has translation MRSTVDVEEYAAGVRSGSRSWIGRAITLVESTRPEHRALAQRLLVALGPATPDTRRIGISGVPGVGKSTFIDALGSRLTADGHRVAVLAVDPSSTRTGGSILGDKTRMTRLAVDPNAFVRPSPTAGTLGGVAAATREAIVVVEAAGYDIVIVETVGVGQSETTVADMVDTFLLLALARTGDQLQGIKKGVLEIADVIAVNKADGPHAADARRAARELAGALRLLRGSDRGWQPPVLTCSALDGTGLSDVWQQLTGHQNALAASGELQRRRHRQQVGWIWATVRRDLIERLRAHPAVTALAPAVERAVIDGELTPAAAAERILAAFTDDV, from the coding sequence ATGAGGAGCACGGTCGACGTCGAGGAGTACGCCGCCGGGGTCCGGTCCGGCTCACGCTCCTGGATCGGCCGCGCCATCACGCTGGTCGAGTCGACCCGCCCCGAGCACCGCGCGTTGGCCCAGCGGCTGCTGGTCGCGCTCGGCCCGGCCACGCCGGACACCCGCCGGATCGGCATCAGCGGCGTGCCCGGCGTGGGCAAGTCCACCTTCATCGACGCGCTCGGCAGCCGGCTCACCGCCGACGGGCACCGGGTGGCGGTCCTGGCCGTCGACCCGTCGTCGACCCGGACCGGCGGCAGCATCCTGGGCGACAAGACCCGCATGACGCGCCTGGCCGTCGACCCGAACGCGTTCGTCCGCCCGTCGCCGACCGCCGGCACCCTGGGCGGCGTGGCCGCCGCCACCCGCGAGGCGATCGTGGTCGTCGAGGCGGCCGGCTACGACATCGTGATCGTCGAGACGGTCGGCGTCGGGCAGTCCGAGACCACCGTGGCCGACATGGTCGACACGTTCCTGCTTCTCGCGCTCGCCCGCACCGGCGACCAGCTGCAAGGGATCAAGAAGGGCGTCCTGGAGATCGCCGACGTGATCGCCGTCAACAAGGCCGACGGCCCGCACGCCGCCGACGCCCGCCGGGCCGCCCGCGAGCTCGCCGGCGCCCTGCGCCTGCTGCGCGGTTCCGACCGGGGCTGGCAGCCACCGGTGCTGACCTGCAGCGCGCTGGACGGCACCGGCCTGTCCGACGTGTGGCAGCAGCTGACCGGCCACCAGAACGCCCTCGCCGCCTCGGGCGAATTGCAGCGGCGCCGCCACCGCCAGCAGGTCGGTTGGATCTGGGCGACGGTACGCCGCGACCTGATCGAACGCCTGCGGGCGCACCCGGCCGTGACGGCGTTGGCGCCCGCCGTCGAGCGGGCGGTGATCGACGGCGAGCTCACCCCGGCCGCGGCCGCCGAGCGGATACTGGCCGCCTTCACCGACGACGTGTGA
- a CDS encoding ribonucleoside-diphosphate reductase subunit alpha → MVLPPKEGDTVMQVRKRNGDTEPVDVNKIVRAVERWVDDLDEVDPLRVATKTISGLYDGATTAELDRLSIQTAAELISEEPQYSKLAARLLAAFVDKEVRGQGVASFSQSIRHAHQQGLIGDQTAAFVARNARKLDDAVDPNGDLRFEYFGLRTVADRYLLRHPQTRLVTETPQYWLLRVACGLSETPAEAIGFYRLMSSLAYLPSSPTLFNSGSRHTQMSSCFLVDSPRDELDSIYERYHQVAKLSKFSGGIGISWSRIRGRGALIRGTNGKSNGIVPFLKTLDAGVAAVNQGGRRKGAACVYLEPWHPDVEEFLELRDNTGEDARRTHNLNLANWIPDEFMRRVEADADWSLIDPSDAPELPDLYGEAFDEAYRAAEKKAVKTVKARDLYGRMMRTLAQTGNGWMTFKDPSNRLSNQTGAPGNTIHLSNLCTEILEVNSDDETAVCNLGSINLGAHVGADGVDWERLRATVRTAVVFLDRVIDINYYPSPQAAASNPRWRPVGLGLMGLQDAFFTLRLPFDSDAARELSTRVQEEIFLTALETSAGLAERFGAHPAYPQTRAAQGDLHPDLWGVEPSQTDRWAALRSTIAATGLRNSLVVAIAPTATIASIAGCYECIEPQVSNLFKRETMSGEFLQINTYLVRELKARGLWTAPIREQIKRAEGSVQGIADLPADVRELFRTAWELPQRALIDLAGARAPYVDQSQSLNLFLSAPTIGKLSSMYLYAWKAGLKTTYYLRSRPATRIQQATVAITPVATVTDEDALACSLENPESCEACQ, encoded by the coding sequence ATGGTGTTGCCTCCGAAAGAGGGGGACACAGTCATGCAGGTGCGCAAGCGCAACGGTGACACCGAACCGGTCGACGTCAACAAGATCGTTCGGGCGGTCGAGCGGTGGGTGGACGACCTGGACGAGGTCGATCCGCTGCGGGTGGCGACCAAGACCATCAGCGGGCTGTACGACGGGGCGACCACGGCGGAGCTGGACCGGCTCTCGATCCAGACGGCGGCGGAGCTGATCAGTGAGGAGCCGCAGTACTCGAAGCTGGCGGCCCGGCTGCTGGCCGCGTTCGTGGACAAGGAGGTCCGCGGCCAGGGCGTGGCGAGCTTCAGCCAGTCGATCCGGCACGCGCACCAGCAGGGGCTGATCGGGGACCAGACCGCGGCGTTCGTGGCGCGCAACGCGCGCAAGCTCGACGACGCCGTCGATCCGAACGGGGATCTGCGGTTCGAGTACTTCGGGCTGCGCACGGTCGCCGACCGCTACCTGCTGCGCCATCCGCAGACCCGGCTGGTGACCGAGACGCCGCAGTACTGGCTGCTGCGGGTGGCCTGCGGCCTGTCCGAGACGCCGGCCGAGGCGATCGGCTTCTACCGGCTGATGTCCAGCCTGGCCTACCTGCCCAGCTCGCCCACGCTGTTCAACTCCGGCAGCCGGCACACCCAGATGTCCTCCTGCTTCCTGGTCGACTCGCCGCGCGACGAGCTGGACTCGATCTACGAGCGCTACCACCAGGTCGCGAAGCTGTCGAAGTTCTCCGGCGGCATCGGCATCTCCTGGTCCCGGATCCGCGGCCGGGGCGCGCTGATCCGCGGCACGAACGGGAAGTCCAACGGCATCGTGCCGTTCCTCAAGACCCTCGACGCCGGCGTGGCCGCGGTCAACCAGGGCGGCCGGCGCAAGGGCGCCGCCTGCGTCTATCTCGAACCCTGGCACCCGGACGTCGAGGAGTTCCTCGAACTGCGGGACAACACCGGCGAGGACGCCCGCCGCACGCACAACCTGAACCTGGCGAACTGGATCCCGGACGAGTTCATGCGGCGGGTCGAGGCCGACGCCGACTGGTCCCTGATCGACCCGAGCGACGCCCCGGAGCTGCCCGACCTGTACGGCGAGGCGTTCGATGAGGCGTACCGGGCGGCCGAGAAGAAGGCGGTCAAGACGGTCAAGGCCCGCGACCTGTACGGGCGGATGATGCGCACCCTGGCGCAGACCGGCAACGGGTGGATGACGTTCAAGGACCCGTCCAACCGGCTGTCCAACCAGACCGGCGCCCCCGGCAACACGATTCACCTGTCGAACCTGTGCACCGAGATCCTCGAGGTCAACTCGGACGACGAGACGGCGGTCTGCAACCTGGGCTCGATCAACCTGGGCGCGCACGTGGGCGCCGACGGCGTCGACTGGGAGAGGCTGCGGGCGACGGTGCGCACCGCGGTGGTCTTCCTGGACCGGGTCATCGACATCAACTACTACCCGTCCCCGCAGGCCGCGGCCTCGAACCCGCGGTGGCGACCGGTCGGCCTGGGGTTGATGGGCCTGCAGGACGCGTTCTTCACGCTCCGGCTGCCGTTCGACTCCGACGCCGCCCGGGAGCTGTCCACCCGGGTACAGGAGGAGATCTTCCTGACCGCGTTGGAGACCTCGGCCGGGCTCGCCGAGCGATTCGGTGCGCATCCGGCGTACCCGCAAACCCGCGCCGCCCAGGGTGACCTGCACCCGGACCTGTGGGGCGTCGAACCGTCGCAGACCGATCGGTGGGCGGCGCTGCGCTCGACGATCGCGGCGACCGGCCTGCGCAACTCCCTGGTGGTCGCGATCGCGCCGACCGCCACCATCGCCTCGATCGCCGGCTGCTACGAGTGCATCGAGCCGCAGGTGTCCAACCTGTTCAAGCGCGAGACCATGTCGGGCGAGTTCCTACAGATCAACACCTATCTGGTACGCGAGCTGAAGGCGCGCGGGCTGTGGACGGCGCCGATCCGCGAGCAGATCAAGCGGGCCGAGGGATCCGTGCAGGGCATCGCGGACCTGCCCGCCGACGTCCGCGAACTGTTCCGCACCGCCTGGGAGCTGCCGCAGCGGGCCCTGATCGACCTGGCCGGCGCCCGCGCGCCCTACGTCGACCAGTCGCAGTCGCTGAACCTGTTCCTGAGCGCGCCGACCATCGGCAAGCTCTCCTCGATGTACCTGTACGCCTGGAAAGCCGGACTGAAGACGACCTATTATCTGCGGTCGCGTCCGGCGACCCGGATCCAGCAGGCCACCGTCGCCATCACACCGGTGGCGACCGTCACCGACGAGGATGCGCTGGCCTGCTCCCTGGAGAACCCCGAGAGCTGCGAGGCGTGCCAATGA
- a CDS encoding ribonucleotide-diphosphate reductase subunit beta — MRLLDPGMDLTLRPMRYPHFFDRFKDAIKNTWTVEEVDLHSDLADLSKLSAAEKHLVGRLVAFFATGDTIVANNLVLNLYQHVNSPEGRLYLSRQLFEEAVHVQFYLNLLDTYVPDEQERFEAFAAVENIPSIARKAEFCFRWINSIHELRELRTRDDRRAFLLNLICFAACIEGLFFYGAFAYVYYLRSRGLLHGLASGTNWVFRDESMHMAFAFDVVHTVRQEEPDLFDAEMAQQVKDMLAEAVECEVQFAADLLEQGVSGMSLGDMREYLQHVADRRLAVLGIEPMYDSKNPFAFMELQDVQELSNFFERRVSAYQVGVSGTVSFDDDF; from the coding sequence ATGAGGTTGCTCGACCCCGGAATGGACCTGACCCTGCGGCCCATGCGGTACCCGCACTTCTTCGACCGCTTCAAGGACGCCATCAAGAACACCTGGACGGTGGAGGAGGTGGACCTGCACTCCGACCTCGCCGACCTGTCCAAGCTCTCCGCCGCGGAGAAGCATCTGGTCGGCCGCCTGGTCGCGTTCTTCGCCACCGGCGACACCATCGTCGCCAACAACCTCGTGCTCAACCTCTACCAGCACGTCAACTCGCCCGAGGGACGCCTCTACCTGTCCCGGCAGCTGTTCGAGGAGGCGGTGCACGTCCAGTTCTACCTGAACCTGCTCGACACGTACGTGCCGGACGAGCAGGAGCGGTTCGAGGCGTTCGCCGCGGTGGAGAACATTCCCTCGATCGCCCGCAAGGCCGAGTTCTGCTTCCGGTGGATCAACTCGATCCACGAGCTGCGCGAGCTGAGGACCCGGGACGACCGGCGGGCGTTCCTGCTCAACCTGATCTGCTTCGCCGCCTGCATCGAGGGGCTGTTCTTCTACGGCGCCTTCGCGTACGTCTACTACCTGCGCTCCCGTGGCCTGCTGCACGGCCTCGCGAGCGGCACCAACTGGGTGTTCCGCGACGAGTCCATGCATATGGCGTTCGCCTTCGACGTGGTGCACACCGTGCGTCAGGAGGAGCCCGACCTGTTCGACGCCGAGATGGCGCAGCAGGTCAAGGACATGCTCGCCGAGGCCGTCGAGTGCGAGGTGCAGTTCGCGGCCGACCTGCTCGAACAGGGCGTGTCCGGGATGTCGCTGGGCGACATGCGCGAGTACCTGCAGCACGTCGCCGACCGGCGGCTCGCCGTGCTGGGCATCGAGCCGATGTACGACAGCAAGAACCCGTTCGCGTTCATGGAACTGCAGGACGTGCAGGAGCTGTCGAACTTCTTCGAGCGGCGGGTCTCGGCCTACCAGGTGGGGGTCAGCGGCACGGTCAGCTTCGACGACGACTTCTGA
- a CDS encoding M1 family metallopeptidase, with amino-acid sequence MSRSRLLGAAVGAATVLAVAAPASAGGPAVGSPGLGDPYFPLAGNGGYDVRHYSLDLDYVRAGNQLDGTTTILATATQDLRRFDLDLRGFTITGVTVNLLPAAFQRDGQELIITPRVPVRRGKPFTVKVRYHGEPTEVIDPDGSSEGWVTTADGAFVVNEPQGSPGWYAANDNPRDKATYDMAITVPKGITAIGNGRLLSRRDHGGRTTWRWYEDSPMAPYLATATNGVFELRVSKVGKIPLYHAVDPVEAPNGAFDRLAAEAEVIRFFSGLWGPYPFSSGGGVVDHAPEVGYALESQTKSQYDNTPDPSTVVHEIAHQWFGNSVSLTVWPDIWLNEGFATYSEWIYDERHGGPTAQQSFDQVYARPPTNSIWTRPPANVGGPAFLFTGTVYDRGAATLQALRVKVGDRTFFRIMRDWYARNRDGNVTTADFIRLAEKRSGTQLDAFFDVWLYQPVKPTTW; translated from the coding sequence GTGTCGCGAAGCCGTCTGCTGGGTGCCGCCGTGGGCGCCGCCACCGTTCTCGCCGTCGCCGCGCCGGCCAGCGCCGGCGGTCCCGCCGTCGGCTCGCCGGGGCTGGGTGACCCGTACTTCCCGCTCGCCGGCAACGGCGGCTACGACGTGCGGCACTACTCGCTGGACCTGGACTACGTACGCGCGGGCAACCAGCTCGACGGCACCACCACGATCCTCGCGACGGCGACGCAGGACCTGCGGCGCTTCGACCTGGACCTGCGCGGGTTCACGATCACCGGCGTGACGGTGAACCTGCTGCCGGCCGCGTTCCAGCGGGACGGCCAGGAGCTGATCATCACGCCGCGCGTCCCGGTGCGGCGCGGCAAGCCGTTCACCGTCAAGGTGCGCTACCACGGCGAGCCGACCGAGGTCATCGACCCCGACGGCAGCAGCGAGGGGTGGGTGACCACCGCGGACGGCGCCTTCGTCGTCAACGAGCCGCAGGGCTCGCCGGGCTGGTACGCGGCGAACGACAACCCGCGCGACAAGGCGACCTACGACATGGCCATCACCGTGCCGAAGGGCATCACCGCCATCGGCAACGGCCGGCTGCTGTCCCGGCGCGACCACGGCGGCAGGACGACCTGGCGCTGGTACGAGGACTCGCCGATGGCGCCGTACCTCGCGACGGCCACCAACGGCGTGTTCGAGCTGCGGGTCAGCAAGGTGGGCAAGATCCCGCTGTACCACGCGGTGGACCCGGTCGAGGCGCCCAACGGCGCGTTCGACCGGCTGGCGGCGGAGGCGGAGGTCATCCGCTTCTTCTCCGGCCTGTGGGGCCCGTACCCGTTCAGCAGCGGCGGCGGCGTGGTCGACCACGCGCCCGAGGTCGGGTATGCCCTGGAGTCGCAGACCAAGTCGCAGTACGACAACACGCCCGACCCGTCCACCGTGGTGCACGAGATCGCGCACCAGTGGTTCGGCAACAGCGTCAGCCTGACCGTGTGGCCCGACATCTGGCTCAACGAGGGCTTCGCGACGTACTCCGAGTGGATCTACGACGAGCGGCACGGCGGGCCGACCGCGCAGCAGTCGTTCGACCAGGTGTACGCGCGCCCGCCGACCAACTCCATCTGGACCCGGCCGCCGGCCAATGTGGGCGGACCGGCGTTCCTGTTCACCGGCACCGTCTACGACCGCGGCGCGGCGACGCTGCAGGCGCTGCGGGTGAAGGTCGGCGACAGGACGTTCTTCCGCATCATGCGCGACTGGTACGCCCGCAACCGCGACGGGAACGTCACCACCGCCGACTTCATCCGGCTGGCCGAGAAGCGCAGCGGCACCCAACTCGACGCGTTCTTCGACGTGTGGCTCTACCAGCCGGTCAAGCCGACCACCTGGTAG